In Desulfovibrio sp. Fe33, the genomic window AGTTCGGACTCGGAAAGCCCGAGGGCCGCCAGGGTCGTGGGCTGGTCGTTGACGATCTGGCCGAGCCAGACCGCGCCGAGCCCCAGGGCGTGAGCGGCGAGAAGCATGTTCTGGATGCACGCGCCCGCTCCCTGGTGGTCCTTCATCTCGCTGTACATGGCCGCCTTTTCGAGCAGCACGCATACGCAGGCGGCCGAAGAGCGGACGATGCGCGCGTATTTGGTGCATTCGGCCAGCTTATCATGGCGCGGGTCCTCGCGGGCGATTACCATGAATCGCCATGGCTGGTTGTTCAGGCCGCTGGGCGCCCACCGGCCCGCCTCAAGGATGGCTGCGAGCTCCTCACGGGCCACAGGATCGCCTGTGAACCGGCGGATGGAGCGGCGTTCGCGCATCGCATCGAGTACCGGGTTGTCATGTAAGTCCACGGTTGTTTTCTCCTTTGGTCTTCGTGTAGAGTTTTAGCCTAGTCCAAAACTCCGGGCAAGAGCCTGTGACTCGATGCGGCGCGGGGGCGTATATGAAGGTGCAGATGAGTTGCGGGCCGTACAGGACTCGCCGGAAAGGAAATGAAAGACAAGCGCGAAGCGGAAATCATACGGGAAATACTGCTGGGCGACGTTCATGCGTATGGCTCGCTGGTACGCGATTACCAGCGGCCTGTGTTTAATCTTATGCTTCGCATGACGGGCGACGAGGACATCGCCGCCGATCTCGCCCAGGATGCCTTTGTCCGGGCCTACGAGAAACTGGGCTCGTTCAATCAGCGTAGGCGGTTTTTCCCATGGCTGTACACGCTGGCGTTGAATGTGGCCCGGGACTGGCGCCGCCGGGAAGGCAGGGACAGGCATGTGTTCGTCGAGGATGCGGCGGTTCTCGTCCGCGAGCAGGACAGGCTTGACGAGCCGAAGGCCGTGAATGACCGAATCGACGGGGCCAAGGCCTTCGAGGCCGTGATGGACCTTGATCCGAAATACCGCGAGGCGCTCATTCTCAGGTTTCGCCATGATTTTTCCATGCAGGAGATCGCGGAGACCCTGGGAATCGGAATCAGCGCCGCGAAGATGCGCCTGAGCAGGGGATTGGACCTGGTCAGGCGGCAGTTCGACGGGGGAGTTCATGACTGAAAAACAAGACAAAACCCATATGGAAGACATTATCCTCAACGCCGTGCGGAACGGCCCCGAGGTCGATCCTCCGGCTGATCTGACCCGCCGGATCATGGGCAGACTGCACCCGAAGCGGCCGTCCGTTTGGACCCGGCTGCGGCTGTGGCTCCTGCAACCCTGGGTGGTGGCCGTCAGGCCCGTTACGGCCATTCCGGCCATGACGCTGGCGGTGGCCCTGCTTGTGCTGGGCTTCGCGGCCGTCCGCGAACCTGCGGGAAACGGCTTGCCCGGGCTCGCCCCGGTCAGGTTCATCCTGCATGATGCGGGGATGCACGCCCGCAACGTCTCGGTTGTAGGTTCTTTCAACCATTGGCAGGCCGATCGTTCGGTCATGTGGTACAGCCCGGAAGCACGGGCCTGGGTGCTCGAAGCCCAGCTCCCTCCGGGCGATTACGAGTACCTTTTCCTGGTGAACGGGAACCAGTTCGTGCCCGATCCCAACGCCCCCATGTCCAGCGACGACGGGTTCGGCCACAAGAATTCCATAGTGTTCGTGAACGGCAAAAATGAACAAGCTCTGTAGCCTCCGTACCCTGGCTCTCCTGCTGGCGCTGTGCCTGTCCTTCCCGGCACGCCCGGCAGGTGCCGGGGATGAATTCGTCGCCATGTCGGAACGCGCGCTCGAATGCGGCGTCCATGCCGAAACGGTCGAACGCGTTTACGCCGCCGTGGACTCCGGCGAGATCAACGGGCCTCAAGGAGCCGATCTGCTTCTGCCCCTCGTCGAGGCCTGCGACCTGGAACTTCCCCTGGCCCCCTTCGAGGACAAGCTGGAGGAAGGGCTGTCCAAACACGTCCGGCCCGAAGCCATCGCCCGCGCTCTTCAGGAGAAGGTCGAGGACTACGTCTTCGTCCGCAATCTCCTGCCCGAACCGAGGGAAAAGGTTGATCCCCGCGCTCTGGAGGCCCTGGCCGATGGAGTGGGCCGGGGAGTCCCGCGCGAGGACGTCGAGGCCTACGCCGCCGAGTTCGGCGGGGTTTCCGTGCAGCGGCGCATCCCGTTCCTGGTCGGAGCCGAGGTGGTTTCCCTGC contains:
- a CDS encoding nitroreductase family protein, which produces MRERRSIRRFTGDPVAREELAAILEAGRWAPSGLNNQPWRFMVIAREDPRHDKLAECTKYARIVRSSAACVCVLLEKAAMYSEMKDHQGAGACIQNMLLAAHALGLGAVWLGQIVNDQPTTLAALGLSESELELQAVIALGRPDQKGESTRKPLSELMLEDF
- a CDS encoding RNA polymerase sigma factor; this translates as MKDKREAEIIREILLGDVHAYGSLVRDYQRPVFNLMLRMTGDEDIAADLAQDAFVRAYEKLGSFNQRRRFFPWLYTLALNVARDWRRREGRDRHVFVEDAAVLVREQDRLDEPKAVNDRIDGAKAFEAVMDLDPKYREALILRFRHDFSMQEIAETLGIGISAAKMRLSRGLDLVRRQFDGGVHD
- a CDS encoding glycogen-binding domain-containing protein; its protein translation is MTEKQDKTHMEDIILNAVRNGPEVDPPADLTRRIMGRLHPKRPSVWTRLRLWLLQPWVVAVRPVTAIPAMTLAVALLVLGFAAVREPAGNGLPGLAPVRFILHDAGMHARNVSVVGSFNHWQADRSVMWYSPEARAWVLEAQLPPGDYEYLFLVNGNQFVPDPNAPMSSDDGFGHKNSIVFVNGKNEQAL